In Piliocolobus tephrosceles isolate RC106 chromosome 10, ASM277652v3, whole genome shotgun sequence, a single window of DNA contains:
- the LOC111522962 gene encoding 10 kDa heat shock protein, mitochondrial-like, which yields MAGPAFRKFLPLVLIKRSPTKTVTEGGVMPPEKSRGKVVRAIVIAIGLGSQGKGGEIQPVSIKVEDKVLLPEYRGIKVVLDGKDSFFFRDNYILGKYLD from the exons ATGGCAGGACCAGCCTTTAGAAAGTTCCTTccacttg TATTGATCAAAAGGAGTCCCACCAAAACCGTAACCGAAGGAGGCGTTATGCCTCCAGAAAAATCTCGAGGAAAAGTCGTGCGAGCAATAGTCATAGCTATTGGATTGGGCTCTCAAGGAAAGGGTGGAGAGATTCAACCAGTTAGTATAAAAGTTGAAGATAAAGTTCTTCTCCCAGAATACAGAGGCATCAAAGTCGTTCTAGATGGCAAggattctttcttctttagaGATAATTACATTCTTGGAAAGTATTTAGACTGA